The Inquilinus sp. Marseille-Q2685 genomic interval GATTTCATGATGGCCGGCGCCTATGCCTACCGCCCGCGCCCGGCGCTGCCCTGTCCGGTGCATGTCCTTGCCGGCACTCGCGACGATCTCGACCGCCCCGCGCTCGAGGCCTGGGGCCGGGAGACGTGCGGCGGCTTCGCCATCGACCTGTTCGAGGGCGGCCACTTCTTCATCCACGCCCGTCAGGCAGAAGTGCTCGGTGTCGTCGACGCCGCCCTGTCGCGACGGCTGAACGGCGGCCCGGCCGCCACGCTTCAGTGAGTGCCCACGCCATGGATGCCGTGACCACGCTGACGATCCGCCCGCTGCGCGACGAGGGCTCCCTGCCGCTGCTGGTCGAGCCCGCAGGCGGCACCCCGTCGCTGATCGAGGCCTTGCCGGAGATCCGGCCGGTCGTCGACCGTCACCTGATCGTTGAGGGCGGGCTGCTGTTCCGCGGCTTCGCGCTGGACGGCGCCGACGCCTTCCGTAGCTTCGCCGCCGGCTTCGGCCACCCGCTCCTGACCTATGAGTTCGGCTCGACCCCGCGCAGCAAGGTGACGCAGGGCGTCTACACCTCGACCGAATACCCGCCGCATCAGCACATCCCGCTGCACAACGAGCAGGCCTACACCCGGGATTGGCCGATGAAGATCTGGTTCTACTGCCAGCAGGCGGCACCGGAAGGGGGCGAGACGCCGATCGCCGACAGCCGCGCCGTCTACCGCGCCATGCCGGCAGCGCTGCGCGACCGCTTTGCCGCGAAGGGCCTGATGTATGTCCGCAACTACGGCAACGGCCTCGACGTCTCCTGGCAGCAGGTGTTCGGCACCGAGGATCGCGGCGAGGTCGAAGCCTATTGCCGCGGCCACGGCATCGACTGCGAGTGGAAGCCGGACGGCGAGCTGCGCACCCGCCAGGTCTGCCAGGGCGCGATCGCCCATCCGGTGACCGGCGAGATGCTCTGGTTCAACCAGGCCCATCTGTTCCATGTCTCGAACCTGGAGCCCGAGGTGCGGTCGACCCTGCTGGAGCTGGTCGACGAGCCCGACCTGCCGCGCAACGTCTATTACGGCGACGGCTTGCCGATCGAGGACGAGACGCTGGCCGTCGTCCGCGAGGTGCTTGAGGCGCACAAGATCAGCTTCCCCTGGCAGGCGGGCGACGTGCTGATGCTCGACAACATGCTCACCGCCCATGCGCGGGCGCCTTTCAAGGGGCCGCGCAAGGTCATCGTCGCCATGGCGGAAGCGCACGGCCTGCACTGACGCTCCGAGCCGGAGAAAGACGTGTCGCTTCTCGGAATGCTGCTCCGCGGATCGCGCACCTTGTTCGCGGCCGCCATCCTCGCGAGCCTGGCCTGCGGGCTGGGCGGCGCGCTGCTGGTGCTGTTGATCAACCGCGCCTTGCATGCGCCAGCGGAGGCGCTGCCGCAATGGCTGCTGCCCTTCGTCGCCGCGGCGCTGCTGGTGATGGCGGCGCAGGTCTCGTCGCGCGCCCTGTTCGCCCGGCTGGGGCAGCGCGCGCTGGGTGGGCTGCGGCAGCATATCGCCCAGGCGGTGGTGGCGGCCCCTTACCGGCAGCTGGAGGTCGTCGGTCGGGCGCGGATCCAGTCGCTGCTGACCGACGACGCCTCGGCCATCGCCACCTTCTGCATGGGCCTGCCGATCCTGGTGACCAACGGTGTCGTCATCCTCGGCGTCCTGGCCTATCTCGTCACCCTGTCCTGGACCTTCCTGCTGCTCGCCGCGGCGGTGATGGTGCTCGGCTCGATCGGCCATCAGCTCGGCTACCGGCGCGTGCTGTCGCATTTCCGCGAAGCGGGCCGCGGCCAGGATCGGCTGTTCAGCCAGTTCGAGGCCCTGAACGGCGGCGCCAAGGAGCTGAAGCTGAACGCCGGCAAGGCGCGCCGCTTCCTCGACGTCGTGCTGGCCGAGGCGATCGATGCGGTGGCCCGCAGCCGCATCCGCGGCCTGTCGCTGCTGGCCTTCGCCGATGGCTGGGGCCGGCTGCTGTTCATGGCGACGATCGGGACGGCGCTGTTCGCGCGGATCTGGATCGCGCCGGGGGATGCCGGGGTCGTCACGGGCTACGTCATCGCCTTCCTCTACATCATGGGCCCGCTGGAAGGGCTGTTGGCCAACATTCCGCATATCGGCATGGCCCGGGTCGCGCTCGGCCGTATCGGCGATACGCTGGCGAAGCTGGACACGGGGGCAGGGGGCCGCGCCCCGGCACCGCCGCCGGCCGGGCGCGAGGTCACCCTGGTGCTGGAGGGCGTGACCCACGGCTACTATGACGAGCGTGAGGACGAGGTCTTCACTCTCGGTCCGGTCGACCTGACGCTGCGGCCTGGCGAGGTCACCTTCCTGGTCGGCGGTAACGGCAGCGGCAAGACCACGCTGGCGAAGCTGATCACCGGCCTCTACGTGCCCGAGGCCGGCACCATCCGCGTCGACGGCCAGGCACTCGCCTCACCGGGCGGCGAAGCACACCGGCAGCTGTTCTCGGCCGTCTTCTCCGACTTCCATCTGTTCGAGACACTGCTGGAGACGGCGGAAGGGTCGCTCGACGACCGCGCCAACAGATGGCTGCGCCAGCTCCATCTCGACCACAAGGTCGCGGTCCGCGACGGCGCCTTCTCCACCCGCGACCTGTCGCAGGGGCAGCGCAAGCGCCTGGCGCTGGTGGCCGCCTGCCTCGAGGACCGGCCGGTCATGGTGTTCGACGAATGGGCGGCCGACCAGGACCCGCAGTTCAAGGACGTGTTCTACCGCGAGGTCCTGGCCGAGCTGAAGGCCCGGCGGAAGACGGTGCTGGTCATCACCCATGACGACCGCTGGTTCCCGCTCGCCGATCAGCTGGTCAAGCTCGACCGCGGCCAGGTGGTCGAATGCAGCGGCCCCGCCGCGGCCGGGCCGGCGCCCCAGCGCGCCGTCAACGGTCACGATCTCTCCCTCTCGCCGGTATCATGAGGTTCGCCGTGAGCGACGCTGCCTTCGATCTTCGCCCGCGCCGCGACGCCGCCGCCCCGCTGGCGCTCGACTATGCCGATGCCGAGACGCTGATCGAGCTGCTGCGCCGCCGTGCCGCCGCCGATGACGGAGGGCCGGCGCTGCGATTCCTGACCGACGGCGAGACGGTCGGCGAGACCCTGGGCTACCGCGCTCTCGACCTGCGGGCGCGGACGATCGCCGCGCACCTCCTGGCCGTGGCGGCGCCGGGTGACCGGGCGCTGATCCTGCTGAACAGCGGGCCGGACTACGTCGCCTCCTTCTTCGGCTGCCTCTATGCCGGGGTGATCGCCGTGCCGGCCTACCCGCCGGAGGGCATGAGCCGCCACCATGTCGAGCGGCTGCAGGGCATGGTCGAGGATGCCGGCGCCCGCCTGCTGCTGACCGACCGTTCCCATCGCGCCTCGGTCGAGGCCCTCTGCGCCGGTCAGGACGGCGTCGACGTGATCGCGGTCGACGCTCTGTCCTCGGTCCTTGCCGAAGCTTGGCGCCCGCATCCGGCAAAGGGCGACGACATCGCCTTCCTGCAATACACCTCGGGCTCGACCGCAAACCCGAAGGGCATCGAGGTCACCCACGCCAACCTGATCGACAACCAGCGGATGATGGTGCATGGCTGCGGCGTCACCGCCGACGACGTGCTGGTCTCCTGGCTACCGCTCTATCACGACATGGGGCTGATCGCCGGGCTGATCCTGCCCTTCTTCGCCGGTATCCCGCTGGTGCTGATGGCGCCACAGCACTTCCTGGCCCGGCCGGCGCGCTGGCTGGAGGCGATGCACCGCTTCGGCGCCACCCTCAGCGGCGGCCCCGATTTCGCCTACCGCCTGTGCTGCGAGCGGGTCAGCGACAAGCCCCTGGCCGGGCTCGATCTGCGCTCCTGGCAATACGCCTTCTCGGGGTCCGAGCCGGTGCGGGCCGACACGTTGGCGGATTTCGCCGCCCGTTTCGCCCCCGCCGGCTTCCGGCGCGAGACCCTGGCCCCCGCCTACGGATTGGCCGAGGCCACGCTGACCATGTCCTGCAGCCCGCGGCCGCACGCCTATGTCACGCTGCGCGTCGACCCGCAGGCCTTGGCGGCGCACCGGGTGGTGCCGAGCGGCGAGGGCATCGAGCTGGTCAGCAGCGGCCGGCCGATCCGGCCGGAGCAGCTGCGCATCGTCGATCCGGAGACGCTGCAACCGCTCGGCGAGGATGCCGTCGGCGAGGTCTGGGTGACCGGCGGCAGCGTCACCCGCGGCTATTGGCGCAATCCGAAGGCGACGGGCGAGGCGTTCCTGGATCGGGGCGAGGGCGTCTGGCTGCGCAGCGGCGACCTCGCCTTCCTGCACGAGGGCGAGCTGTTCATCACCGGCCGCCGCAAGGATGTGATCATCATCCGCGGTCAGAACCGCTATCCGCAGGACATCGAGAAGGCTGTCGAGGCCGGCGTGCCCCAGATCCGCAAGGGCCGGGTCTCGGCCTTCGCGGTCGAGCATGACGGCCGCGAGAGCATCGGCGTCGCGGTCGAGATCAGCCGCACCACGCAGCGCAAGACGGCGCCGGAGGCGCTGGTCGAAGCGATCGACCGCGTCGTCGCCGATGCCCAGCAGGAGCCGACGGCGCTGATCGCTCTGCTGGACCCCGGCACCCTGCCGAAGACCACCAGCGGCAAGCTGCAGCGCTCCGCCTGCCGCGACCGGCTGGCTTCGGGCGAGCTGCAGGCCTGGCATCTGTACCGCCGCCCGTTGGCCGGCGCCGGGGCGCAGGATCGTGAGCCGCCGAAGAGCGGGACCGAACAGCGCCTGGCCGCGATCTGGACCGACCTCCTGGATTGCGGGCCGATCGGCCGCGGCGACCAGTTCCTGGCCCTGGGCGGCCATTCGCTGCTGGCGATGCAGGCGATCGACCGGATCCGGGCCGAATTCGGCGTCGAGCTGGCGCTGCGCGAGGTCTTCGCGCCGCACAGCCTGGCCGAGTTTGCCGCCCGGCTGGACGCGGCGCCGCGCCGGGCGCCGGAGGCCGGGCTGCCGCCGGTGACGGCCGAGTCGCGGCAGCCGGAGATGCCGCTGTCCCTGGCGCAGCAGCGCCTGTGGCTGGCCGAACGGCTGGCGGGGGAGGCGGCCCGCAGCGCCTACAACCTCACCGGCCAGCTGCGCCTGACCGGCCCGCTGTCCCGGCCGGCGCTGGAGCGCGCCCTAGCCGGGCTGCTGGCGCGGCACGAGATCCTGCGCACCGCCTATCCCGAGGATGCCGACGGCGTGCCGGTGGCGCGGGTCGACGCCGACGCCGTCCTGGCGCTGCCTGAGATCGATCTCTCCACCCTCGACCCGGCCCGGCGTGAGGCGCGGCTGGCCGAGATCGAGGCGGAGGAGGCGCGGCGGCCCTTCGACCTGGCGGCGGCGCCGCTGCTGCGCGCCACCCTGCTGCGGCTCGGGCCGGCAGAGCACAGCCTGCTGCTTGGCCTGCACCACATCGTCGCCGATGGCTGGTCGATCGGCGTGCTGATCGACGATCTCGGCGCGCTGTACCGGGCCGCGCTGGAGCACGGCCCGGCCGAGCTGGCGCCGCTGCCGGTGCAGTATCTCGACTACGCGCTGTGGCAGCGCCGGCTGCTGCAGGGCGAGGGGCTGGACCGGCAGAAGGCGTTCTGGCGCGACCGCCTCGCCGATGTTCCGCACCGGCTGGAGCTGCCGGCCGACCACCCCCGTCCGGCCGTGGCTTCCCAGGCCGGGGACAGCATTCGATTCAGCCTGCCGGGGCCGCTGGTCGCGCGGCTCGAGGCGCTGGGCCATGCCCGCGGCGGCACGCTGTTCATGGTGCTGCTGGCGGCGTTCGAGGCGCTGCTGCACCGCGTGACCGGCGCCACCGATTTCGTCATCGGCACCGATGTCGCCGGCCGGCCGCGGCGCGAGCTGGACCGGCTGGTCGGCTTCTTCGTCAACGTCCTGCCGCTGCGCGCCCGCCCCACCGGAACGACCCCGTTCGCCGAACTGCTGGACCGGGTGCGCGAGGACTCGCTGCAGGCCTTCGAACAGCCGCTGCTGCCCTTCGACCAGATCGTCGAGGCCGTCGGCGCGCCGCGCGACCGCGCCCGCAACTCGCTGGTGCAGGTGCTGTTCGTGCTGCAGAGCGCGCCGCGCGGCCGCTTCGGCGTCGACGGCCTGACGGCCGAACTGCGGCCCGCCCAGGCCCATGGCTCGAAATTCGACATGGCGCTGTTCCTCGACCCGCTCGGCCCCCGCGCCGCGCAGGGGTTGGAAGGCGAATGGGTCTTCGCCACCGACCTGTTCGCCCGGCCGCGGGTCGGGCGGCTGGTGGCCGCCTGGACCTCGCTGCTGGAGCAGATCGCCGAAACCCCGGACCGCTCGCTGAGCGGCTTCACCCTTCCCCCCCTGGAGGAGTCCGCGATGTCGTCGACCGCGTCGCCGTCCGAGACCACCGCCCGCATGGGCGCCAAGCTGGACAAGCTGAAGAAGTTCGCATCCCCCGCCGCCCGTCCGGCCACTGCCGCGGCGCCGGCGCGCGAGCTGGTGCGGACCTCGTCCCTGACCCCGGGCGCGATCTTCCCGCTGGTGGTCGAGCCGGCCAGCGCCGATCTCGACGCCGTGGCCTGGGCCGCCGCGCATCGCGATCAGGTCGAGGGCTGGCTGCGGCGCCATGCCGGCCTGCTGTTCCGCGGCTTCGGCCTGACCACGCCGCAGGAGTTCGAGGCCTTCGCCGAGGCGCTGCAGCCCGGCCTCTACGGCTCCTATGGCGACCTGCCGAAGAAGGAAGGCGGCCGCAACACCTACCGCTCCACGCCGTATCCGGAGCGGAAGATGATCCTCTATCACAATGAGAGCTCGCACCTGCCGCGCTGGCCGCGCAAGCAGTGGTTCTTCTGCGAGCAGCCGTCCCCGGTCGGCGGCGCCACCCCGATCGTCGACTGCCGCGAGCTGTACCGCCGGCTGCCGGCCGAGCTGGCGGAACGCTTCGACCGCCTCGGC includes:
- a CDS encoding condensation domain-containing protein yields the protein MSDAAFDLRPRRDAAAPLALDYADAETLIELLRRRAAADDGGPALRFLTDGETVGETLGYRALDLRARTIAAHLLAVAAPGDRALILLNSGPDYVASFFGCLYAGVIAVPAYPPEGMSRHHVERLQGMVEDAGARLLLTDRSHRASVEALCAGQDGVDVIAVDALSSVLAEAWRPHPAKGDDIAFLQYTSGSTANPKGIEVTHANLIDNQRMMVHGCGVTADDVLVSWLPLYHDMGLIAGLILPFFAGIPLVLMAPQHFLARPARWLEAMHRFGATLSGGPDFAYRLCCERVSDKPLAGLDLRSWQYAFSGSEPVRADTLADFAARFAPAGFRRETLAPAYGLAEATLTMSCSPRPHAYVTLRVDPQALAAHRVVPSGEGIELVSSGRPIRPEQLRIVDPETLQPLGEDAVGEVWVTGGSVTRGYWRNPKATGEAFLDRGEGVWLRSGDLAFLHEGELFITGRRKDVIIIRGQNRYPQDIEKAVEAGVPQIRKGRVSAFAVEHDGRESIGVAVEISRTTQRKTAPEALVEAIDRVVADAQQEPTALIALLDPGTLPKTTSGKLQRSACRDRLASGELQAWHLYRRPLAGAGAQDREPPKSGTEQRLAAIWTDLLDCGPIGRGDQFLALGGHSLLAMQAIDRIRAEFGVELALREVFAPHSLAEFAARLDAAPRRAPEAGLPPVTAESRQPEMPLSLAQQRLWLAERLAGEAARSAYNLTGQLRLTGPLSRPALERALAGLLARHEILRTAYPEDADGVPVARVDADAVLALPEIDLSTLDPARREARLAEIEAEEARRPFDLAAAPLLRATLLRLGPAEHSLLLGLHHIVADGWSIGVLIDDLGALYRAALEHGPAELAPLPVQYLDYALWQRRLLQGEGLDRQKAFWRDRLADVPHRLELPADHPRPAVASQAGDSIRFSLPGPLVARLEALGHARGGTLFMVLLAAFEALLHRVTGATDFVIGTDVAGRPRRELDRLVGFFVNVLPLRARPTGTTPFAELLDRVREDSLQAFEQPLLPFDQIVEAVGAPRDRARNSLVQVLFVLQSAPRGRFGVDGLTAELRPAQAHGSKFDMALFLDPLGPRAAQGLEGEWVFATDLFARPRVGRLVAAWTSLLEQIAETPDRSLSGFTLPPLEESAMSSTASPSETTARMGAKLDKLKKFASPAARPATAAAPARELVRTSSLTPGAIFPLVVEPASADLDAVAWAAAHRDQVEGWLRRHAGLLFRGFGLTTPQEFEAFAEALQPGLYGSYGDLPKKEGGRNTYRSTPYPERKMILYHNESSHLPRWPRKQWFFCEQPSPVGGATPIVDCRELYRRLPAELAERFDRLGLTYVRTFTENLDVDWRDFFKTDSREEVEARCRAAGVDFAWIGKDELQTRTRCPAVITHPLTGERSFFHQVQLHHTRCLDADVREDLLAMVGPERMPRQVFYGDGSPIEDAVMDLIGELYEACAVRFDWRRGDVVMLDNMLAAHARDPYEGPRRIVVAMGDMVDRSSLGQGDAQ
- a CDS encoding cyclic peptide export ABC transporter; its protein translation is MSLLGMLLRGSRTLFAAAILASLACGLGGALLVLLINRALHAPAEALPQWLLPFVAAALLVMAAQVSSRALFARLGQRALGGLRQHIAQAVVAAPYRQLEVVGRARIQSLLTDDASAIATFCMGLPILVTNGVVILGVLAYLVTLSWTFLLLAAAVMVLGSIGHQLGYRRVLSHFREAGRGQDRLFSQFEALNGGAKELKLNAGKARRFLDVVLAEAIDAVARSRIRGLSLLAFADGWGRLLFMATIGTALFARIWIAPGDAGVVTGYVIAFLYIMGPLEGLLANIPHIGMARVALGRIGDTLAKLDTGAGGRAPAPPPAGREVTLVLEGVTHGYYDEREDEVFTLGPVDLTLRPGEVTFLVGGNGSGKTTLAKLITGLYVPEAGTIRVDGQALASPGGEAHRQLFSAVFSDFHLFETLLETAEGSLDDRANRWLRQLHLDHKVAVRDGAFSTRDLSQGQRKRLALVAACLEDRPVMVFDEWAADQDPQFKDVFYREVLAELKARRKTVLVITHDDRWFPLADQLVKLDRGQVVECSGPAAAGPAPQRAVNGHDLSLSPVS
- a CDS encoding TauD/TfdA family dioxygenase, which codes for MDAVTTLTIRPLRDEGSLPLLVEPAGGTPSLIEALPEIRPVVDRHLIVEGGLLFRGFALDGADAFRSFAAGFGHPLLTYEFGSTPRSKVTQGVYTSTEYPPHQHIPLHNEQAYTRDWPMKIWFYCQQAAPEGGETPIADSRAVYRAMPAALRDRFAAKGLMYVRNYGNGLDVSWQQVFGTEDRGEVEAYCRGHGIDCEWKPDGELRTRQVCQGAIAHPVTGEMLWFNQAHLFHVSNLEPEVRSTLLELVDEPDLPRNVYYGDGLPIEDETLAVVREVLEAHKISFPWQAGDVLMLDNMLTAHARAPFKGPRKVIVAMAEAHGLH